From the Capnocytophaga sp. oral taxon 878 genome, the window CAGGTCACCAAGAACTGTATAAAATGCTTGCGAAAGCCTAAAATATTTTGGGCGGTGTTATTTAATATAATAATTCTTCTCATCAATAATTGAAATAGTAAAAAGGTTCAAATGAAAATATTGGATAGCGAGACCAAAAAGCATCTATTGGCATAGTTATTATATTCACTTTTTCTAATGTAAAATAAAATGAATAAATTATTAGTGAAATAACTAATAGCTTAAGAAATTTCTTGTAAAGTGTTATAAATAAGAAATATCCGTATAAAAACAAAAAAATAAAGTTAATACGCTCAGCAAGCATTGGAACTCCTAAAAAAATAAAGTGTAGTAAACATAACACTATGATAGGAGTCTTCCATTTAGATGAATTATCTTTTATATATAACAAATTAGCAAGTAATAATAAAAATAATAATACAAGAAAACGATAAGAAATAATATTAAAACCTATTTCTTCTGCATAAAATAAAAACTTATTAATACCCAATGGCACTGCTAATAAAATTAATGTTGTAAAAGCTATTCTTATAGAAACTAGGGCTACAAAACTTTTTAATATAATTTTTATAGTAGTTTTTTTTGATATCAAATATTTCCATATAATAATGATAGGCAAACTTGTTAAATGAAAAATACAAGCTATTAGAAAAAAAAGTAAAAAATATCTTTTTCTTTTCATTTCCAAAGCAAATAGAATAAATACAGTAGCAAGAGCTTGCCGTTGTAAATAACCAAACGTAGTTACTGAAACAAACATCAAAATAAATGCTATACAAGCTCCTTTATATTTTTGTGGTATTTTTCTTTGCCCAAAATATTCGTACCATATAATT encodes:
- a CDS encoding EpsG family protein; the protein is MRIELLNKRKKIIFFMGLLSPLLFLPFSPMISFLLSVFVLLFYSPFLERYNRVLLTVIGFFSLIYIFGSRLYIGEFQADLTAYYNAFLIIEKKPLEDVIFGFLIFGGGLEFGIVLLYKLYSIIFSSLTAIDLSIYNKIICSAGLIIWYEYFGQRKIPQKYKGACIAFILMFVSVTTFGYLQRQALATVFILFALEMKRKRYFLLFFLIACIFHLTSLPIIIIWKYLISKKTTIKIILKSFVALVSIRIAFTTLILLAVPLGINKFLFYAEEIGFNIISYRFLVLLFLLLLANLLYIKDNSSKWKTPIIVLCLLHFIFLGVPMLAERINFIFLFLYGYFLFITLYKKFLKLLVISLIIYSFYFTLEKVNIITMPIDAFWSRYPIFSFEPFYYFNY